One genomic segment of Pseudomonas sp. p1(2021b) includes these proteins:
- a CDS encoding ABC transporter ATP-binding protein has product MSAPTLRLEGLHWAPSPGGRRLLDGIDLEVRPGECVGLIGPNGSGKTSLLRCAYRFTRPDGGRVLLENEDIWQRPARWVAQRVAVMLQEFPEDFGLSVRDVVAMGRTPHQGWFDGDDDDALVDASLHRLGLQARGDHGFTPLSGGEKQRVLLARALVQQPRLLILDEPTNHLDPRYQLALLEHLRGTGLSLLASFHDLNLAAAFCDRLYVIEAGRIVAHGTPAEVLTEQCLAEVFGVRALVDRHPVAFHPRITWISPA; this is encoded by the coding sequence ATGTCTGCCCCTACCCTGCGTCTCGAAGGTTTGCACTGGGCGCCATCGCCTGGTGGCCGGCGGCTGCTCGACGGCATTGACTTGGAGGTACGCCCCGGTGAATGCGTCGGCCTGATCGGCCCCAACGGCAGCGGCAAGACCAGCCTGCTGCGCTGCGCCTATCGCTTCACACGGCCTGATGGCGGGCGCGTGCTGCTCGAAAACGAGGACATCTGGCAGCGCCCGGCGCGCTGGGTGGCACAACGCGTCGCGGTGATGCTCCAGGAGTTTCCCGAGGATTTCGGCCTGAGCGTACGCGATGTGGTCGCCATGGGCCGCACGCCGCACCAGGGTTGGTTCGACGGCGACGATGACGATGCGCTGGTGGACGCCAGCCTGCATCGCCTGGGCCTGCAAGCGCGCGGCGATCATGGTTTTACCCCGTTGTCCGGCGGCGAGAAGCAGCGCGTGCTGTTGGCTCGCGCGCTGGTCCAGCAACCGCGCCTGTTGATCCTCGACGAACCCACCAACCACCTGGACCCCCGCTACCAGCTGGCCTTGCTGGAGCACTTGCGCGGCACCGGCCTGAGCCTGCTCGCCAGCTTCCACGACCTGAACCTGGCCGCGGCCTTCTGTGACCGGCTGTATGTCATCGAGGCCGGTCGCATCGTTGCCCACGGCACCCCGGCCGAGGTACTGACCGAACAGTGCCTGGCCGAAGTCTTCGGCGTACGGGCGCTGGTCGACCGTCACCCCGTAGCCTTTCATCCACGCATCACCTGGATCAGCCCCGCATGA
- a CDS encoding SAVED domain-containing protein, with product MVHLILAAPASVFGRRYDPHNMPPLRCYQWQRTEQNPYPWAVEMPTAPEQPGKYVQHSLPELNATQWESFIVSMLKK from the coding sequence ATGGTGCACCTGATCCTCGCGGCTCCCGCCAGTGTTTTTGGCCGACGGTACGATCCGCACAACATGCCACCGCTTCGCTGCTACCAGTGGCAGCGCACCGAACAGAACCCATACCCCTGGGCCGTAGAAATGCCTACCGCACCTGAGCAGCCTGGCAAGTACGTACAACACTCCCTTCCCGAATTAAATGCCACACAGTGGGAAAGCTTCATCGTATCGATGCTGAAGAAGTGA
- a CDS encoding MgtC/SapB family protein: protein MDWKVFLLRVSVALVLGALIGAERQLRQRLTGLRTNALVSTGACLFVLMTQAVPGMAPTDASRIAAYVVSGIGFLGGGVIMRDGFNVRGLNTAATLWCTAAIGVLCSLGLLLEAALGSLVVLCANILLRDIAQRLDRQEVLPASEVEQRFEVRIVCRAEDEIQVRSLMLHSLSDPGLRLQSLHSEDLANPARLEVRAELLGTPQAPTQLERLVSRVSLEKGVSSVRWQLRELVGE from the coding sequence ATGGATTGGAAAGTCTTTCTGCTGCGCGTCAGCGTAGCCCTGGTACTCGGCGCCCTGATCGGTGCCGAACGTCAACTGCGCCAGCGCCTGACCGGCCTGCGCACCAATGCGCTGGTCAGCACCGGCGCGTGCCTGTTCGTGCTCATGACCCAGGCGGTGCCTGGCATGGCGCCCACCGATGCCTCGCGTATCGCCGCCTACGTGGTGTCCGGTATCGGCTTTCTCGGTGGTGGCGTGATCATGCGCGACGGCTTCAACGTCCGTGGCCTGAACACCGCCGCCACGCTCTGGTGCACGGCCGCCATTGGTGTGCTGTGCAGCCTGGGCCTGCTGCTCGAGGCAGCATTGGGCAGCCTGGTGGTGCTGTGCGCCAATATCCTGCTGCGTGACATCGCCCAGCGCTTGGACCGCCAGGAGGTACTGCCGGCCAGCGAGGTGGAGCAGCGTTTCGAGGTCCGCATCGTCTGCCGCGCCGAAGACGAGATCCAGGTACGCAGCCTGATGTTGCACAGCCTCAGCGACCCCGGCCTGCGCCTGCAGTCGCTGCACAGTGAGGACCTGGCCAACCCGGCACGCCTGGAGGTGCGCGCCGAGCTGCTCGGTACACCGCAGGCCCCTACCCAGCTGGAACGCCTGGTCAGCCGGGTAAGCCTCGAGAAAGGCGTCAGCTCGGTGCGTTGGCAACTGCGCGAGCTGGTCGGCGAATGA
- a CDS encoding xanthine dehydrogenase family protein molybdopterin-binding subunit: MEPVNCTVHVRKDGCELWVGSQVPARAKAIAAELTGLPEDKVEVHNQLLGGGFGRRLEVDFVAHAVKIAKQVDYPVKVIYSREEDTRHSSLRPYHYNHLSAALDEKGSPIAWIHKVTGGSILARWLPAAFKDGIDRDAVRDPSGPYAFPNISAYYVRHEPPEGIYPAFWRGVGHTQNGFMVESFLDELAHIAKIDPFEYRYPLLQKHPRLLKVLETLREKSGWGTPMGDREGRGLALTYCFGTYAAQVAEVSVQPSGEVKVKRITSVVDCGIAINPDSVVAQVQGGTIFGLTAALFGDITFKDGRVEQGNFDTYRILRINETPQFDVHVIKSDEAPGGLGEVSTVLIAPAVTNAIFAATGKRLRWLPIDPSELRQA, encoded by the coding sequence ATGGAGCCGGTCAATTGCACAGTACATGTACGAAAGGATGGCTGTGAACTCTGGGTTGGCAGCCAGGTACCGGCGCGTGCAAAGGCGATTGCGGCAGAGCTCACAGGGTTGCCTGAGGACAAGGTCGAGGTACATAACCAATTGCTGGGCGGTGGCTTCGGCCGGCGCCTTGAAGTCGATTTTGTTGCCCATGCCGTGAAGATCGCCAAGCAAGTGGACTATCCCGTCAAGGTCATCTACTCACGGGAGGAAGATACGCGACACAGCTCGCTGCGACCGTACCATTACAACCATCTGAGCGCCGCGCTCGATGAAAAGGGGAGTCCCATCGCGTGGATCCATAAAGTCACTGGCGGCTCCATCTTGGCGCGCTGGTTGCCTGCCGCCTTCAAGGATGGCATCGATCGTGATGCGGTACGCGACCCGTCCGGTCCGTACGCATTTCCCAATATCAGTGCCTATTACGTACGCCACGAACCTCCTGAAGGGATCTACCCCGCATTTTGGCGTGGTGTGGGCCACACCCAGAACGGTTTCATGGTGGAAAGTTTCCTGGACGAGCTGGCGCATATCGCCAAGATTGATCCGTTTGAGTATCGCTATCCATTGCTTCAAAAGCATCCTCGGTTACTCAAGGTGCTTGAGACGCTTCGCGAAAAATCGGGCTGGGGCACACCAATGGGCGATAGGGAAGGGCGAGGGTTGGCCCTTACTTATTGTTTTGGTACTTATGCCGCCCAAGTGGCTGAAGTCAGTGTCCAGCCCTCGGGGGAGGTCAAGGTAAAACGCATCACCAGCGTGGTGGACTGCGGCATTGCGATAAATCCGGACAGCGTTGTGGCACAAGTCCAAGGAGGTACTATTTTCGGGCTGACGGCGGCGTTGTTCGGAGACATTACCTTCAAGGACGGGCGAGTCGAACAAGGTAACTTCGATACGTATCGGATCTTGCGCATCAACGAGACACCGCAATTCGATGTACACGTCATCAAGAGTGATGAGGCGCCCGGTGGCCTGGGTGAAGTCTCCACCGTCCTGATTGCACCTGCGGTCACCAATGCAATATTCGCCGCTACAGGCAAGCGACTTCGCTGGTTGCCAATTGACCCGAGTGAGTTGCGCCAGGCTTGA
- a CDS encoding FecCD family ABC transporter permease, which yields MPVRDRRAFRLLLVALVMAVLCSCLVSLGFGAAQVPLADVLGIVLQQAGLVDPGGWSRGQAQIVWQIRAPRVLLGALVGAGLALVGGALQAVTRNPLADPHLLGVSSGAVLGAVLVVLFLGAFAGPFSLPLAAFIGALASMLLVLAVASRRGRLDSDRLLLAGVAVSFVIMALANLLLYTGDPHAASSVMFWMLGGLGLAQWSLLWLPALCVLAGFALLMSLARALNGLMSGEQTAVSLGFEPRRVRAQVFVGCALLTGVLVSLSGAIGFVGLMLPHVARRLVGAEHRRLLPACALLGALFMVWVDIGARTLIAPQDLPIGIATAAIGGMFFILMLRRKP from the coding sequence ATGCCGGTACGTGATCGTCGCGCCTTCCGGTTGTTGCTCGTCGCACTGGTGATGGCCGTGCTGTGCTCGTGTCTGGTGTCCCTGGGGTTCGGTGCTGCCCAGGTACCCCTGGCCGATGTGCTGGGCATCGTGCTGCAACAGGCAGGCCTGGTCGACCCCGGGGGATGGAGCCGGGGCCAGGCACAGATCGTCTGGCAGATCCGCGCGCCGCGGGTGCTGCTCGGTGCGCTGGTGGGTGCAGGCCTGGCCTTGGTCGGTGGTGCATTGCAGGCCGTGACCCGCAACCCGCTGGCCGACCCGCATCTGCTCGGGGTCAGTTCCGGTGCAGTGCTGGGCGCAGTCTTGGTGGTGTTGTTCCTGGGCGCCTTCGCCGGCCCGTTCAGCCTGCCGCTGGCGGCGTTCATCGGCGCGCTCGCCAGCATGCTGCTGGTATTGGCGGTGGCCAGCCGACGCGGGCGCCTGGACAGCGACCGGCTGCTGCTCGCGGGGGTGGCTGTATCCTTCGTGATCATGGCCCTGGCCAACCTGCTGCTCTACACCGGCGACCCTCATGCGGCCAGCTCGGTGATGTTCTGGATGCTGGGCGGCCTGGGCCTGGCGCAGTGGTCGCTGCTGTGGCTGCCGGCGCTGTGCGTGCTGGCGGGCTTTGCCTTGCTGATGAGCCTGGCGCGGGCCCTCAATGGTTTGATGAGCGGCGAACAGACGGCCGTCAGCCTGGGCTTCGAGCCCCGCCGGGTACGAGCCCAGGTGTTCGTGGGGTGTGCGCTGCTCACAGGCGTGCTGGTGTCGTTGTCCGGGGCCATCGGCTTCGTTGGCCTGATGCTGCCCCATGTCGCCCGCCGCCTGGTAGGCGCTGAACATCGACGGCTGCTGCCGGCCTGCGCCCTGCTCGGAGCGCTGTTCATGGTCTGGGTGGACATCGGCGCACGTACGCTGATCGCGCCCCAGGACCTGCCCATCGGCATCGCCACCGCCGCCATCGGCGGCATGTTCTTCATCCTGATGCTGCGCCGCAAGCCCTGA
- a CDS encoding (2Fe-2S)-binding protein, translating into MTQTLKINGTEHQVDVDDDTPLLWVLRDVLGMTGTKFGCAMALCGACTVHMNGVAIRSCVTPVGSLAGASITTIEAVGDTDVGRRVQQAWLEHEVVQCGYCQSGQIMAATSLLASNANPSDADIDATMAGNICRCGTYVRIREAIKTAASKSQPTSGEAKS; encoded by the coding sequence ATGACCCAAACGCTAAAGATCAACGGGACCGAACATCAGGTGGACGTGGATGACGACACGCCGCTGCTATGGGTACTCAGAGATGTGCTGGGGATGACGGGGACCAAGTTCGGTTGCGCAATGGCCCTGTGCGGTGCGTGTACCGTGCATATGAACGGTGTCGCCATCCGTTCGTGCGTTACACCTGTCGGCAGCCTGGCGGGGGCCAGCATCACGACGATAGAAGCGGTGGGTGACACCGATGTGGGGCGTCGTGTGCAGCAGGCGTGGCTCGAACACGAGGTCGTTCAATGCGGCTACTGCCAATCAGGGCAGATCATGGCCGCAACGTCATTGCTCGCCAGCAATGCGAACCCCAGCGATGCCGATATCGATGCCACGATGGCAGGCAACATCTGCCGTTGCGGCACTTATGTGCGCATTCGAGAGGCCATAAAGACAGCTGCAAGCAAGTCTCAGCCTACGAGCGGGGAGGCCAAATCATGA
- a CDS encoding GNAT family N-acetyltransferase: MHIRPTRLDDVPLLATIERSAAQAFLRLPDLAWLATGDVLDENAHRAFIAGHGSWVAVDGNDCPQGFICTEQAHDWLHIHEVSVRAQAQGLGMGRALLQQAISIARSHGKRVVTLTTFVEVPWNAPFYARHGFKIIEPAQLDTRLGGILRAERAHGLIGRCAMALTIVPAA; encoded by the coding sequence ATGCACATTCGCCCTACCCGTCTTGATGATGTCCCCTTGCTTGCCACCATCGAGCGCTCGGCGGCCCAAGCCTTCTTGCGTTTGCCCGACCTGGCTTGGCTGGCCACCGGCGATGTGCTGGACGAAAACGCCCACCGGGCCTTCATTGCCGGGCATGGCAGCTGGGTGGCGGTGGACGGCAACGACTGCCCGCAAGGTTTCATCTGCACCGAGCAGGCGCACGACTGGTTGCATATCCACGAAGTGTCGGTGCGCGCGCAGGCCCAGGGCCTAGGGATGGGGCGCGCCCTGCTCCAGCAAGCAATCAGCATCGCGCGGAGCCACGGCAAGCGGGTCGTCACCCTGACGACGTTCGTCGAGGTCCCCTGGAACGCGCCATTCTACGCCCGGCACGGGTTCAAGATCATCGAGCCCGCACAACTGGACACCCGCCTGGGCGGCATCCTGCGGGCCGAACGCGCCCACGGCCTGATCGGGCGCTGCGCGATGGCATTGACGATCGTGCCGGCGGCTTGA
- a CDS encoding ABC transporter substrate-binding protein, whose translation MKRSLTCLALLAALPFVAWAGDYPVTVRSCERDVTFSQPPQRAVSHDSNLTGMLLALGLRERMVGFTGISGWKTLDPTMTGALDGLPELAPRYPSVETLLDANVDFLFAGWGYGMYVGGPVTPQALAPFGIPVYELSESCSRVMPQHRASLDDLYRDLDNLGRIFDVRQQAQALIATLRQRVARVQAQVAAEPQAPRVFLYDSGEDRPTTSGRLGMPQALIEAAGGDNVMADVNASWTEVNWESVVERDPQVIVIVDYGPTSWQQKRDFLLAHPALGEVTAIRERRFVVLSYIQVTPSVDNASAIEQLAAALHPRLFAGTLQ comes from the coding sequence ATGAAGCGAAGCCTCACCTGCCTGGCCCTGCTGGCCGCCCTGCCCTTCGTCGCCTGGGCGGGCGACTACCCCGTGACCGTGCGCAGCTGTGAGCGCGATGTCACCTTCAGCCAGCCGCCCCAGCGGGCGGTGAGCCACGACAGCAACCTGACCGGCATGCTGCTGGCCCTGGGGTTGCGCGAGCGTATGGTTGGCTTCACCGGCATCAGTGGCTGGAAAACCCTTGACCCAACCATGACGGGTGCCCTGGACGGCCTGCCGGAACTCGCGCCGCGCTACCCATCGGTGGAAACCCTGCTCGATGCAAATGTCGACTTCCTCTTTGCCGGCTGGGGCTACGGCATGTACGTGGGCGGCCCGGTCACGCCACAGGCCCTGGCGCCGTTCGGCATCCCGGTGTACGAGCTCAGCGAGTCCTGCTCGCGGGTCATGCCCCAGCACCGCGCCAGTCTCGATGACCTGTACCGGGACCTGGACAACCTGGGGCGCATCTTCGACGTTCGCCAGCAGGCCCAGGCCCTGATCGCCACCCTGCGCCAACGCGTGGCGCGTGTGCAGGCGCAGGTCGCCGCTGAGCCCCAGGCTCCCCGTGTCTTCCTCTATGACAGCGGCGAAGACCGCCCCACCACCTCCGGCCGCCTCGGCATGCCCCAAGCGCTGATCGAGGCGGCCGGCGGTGACAATGTAATGGCCGATGTCAACGCCAGCTGGACCGAAGTGAACTGGGAAAGCGTGGTGGAGCGCGACCCGCAGGTGATCGTGATCGTCGATTACGGCCCGACTTCCTGGCAACAGAAGCGCGACTTCCTGCTCGCGCACCCGGCCCTGGGCGAGGTGACGGCCATCCGCGAACGACGTTTCGTGGTGCTCTCCTATATTCAGGTCACCCCATCGGTGGACAACGCCAGCGCCATCGAGCAGCTGGCAGCGGCGCTGCATCCCCGCCTGTTCGCAGGCACGCTGCAGTGA
- a CDS encoding sterol desaturase family protein: MLFNLAILFGTLVAMEGVGTLAHKYVMHGWGWWLHRSHHEPHLGMLETNDLYLVALALIASGLVALGKAGYAPLQWVGAGVAGYGVLYVLAHDGFFHRHWPRAPKPVNRYLRRLYRAHRLHHALPGRKGSVSFGFFYAPPVRVLKRQVRERRAQGL, from the coding sequence ATGCTGTTCAATCTCGCCATCCTGTTCGGCACGCTGGTGGCCATGGAAGGCGTCGGCACGCTGGCCCACAAGTACGTCATGCATGGCTGGGGCTGGTGGCTGCATCGCTCGCACCATGAGCCCCACCTGGGCATGCTGGAGACCAACGACCTGTACCTGGTGGCACTCGCCCTGATCGCCTCGGGTCTGGTCGCCTTGGGCAAGGCCGGGTACGCACCGCTGCAATGGGTCGGCGCTGGCGTGGCGGGCTACGGCGTGTTGTATGTACTGGCCCACGATGGCTTCTTCCATCGCCACTGGCCCCGGGCGCCGAAGCCGGTGAACCGCTACCTGCGACGCCTGTATCGGGCCCATCGGCTGCACCACGCGCTGCCTGGGCGCAAGGGCAGCGTGTCGTTCGGGTTCTTCTATGCACCGCCTGTGCGGGTGCTCAAGCGCCAGGTACGCGAGCGTCGGGCACAAGGCCTGTAG